The genomic stretch CCACCGGGGAAACCCGTATAGCGGCGATAGACCTTCTGCTGGCTCTTCAAGCCGGTCAGGCGGATCTTCTCGGCGTTGATCACGATGACGTGGTCGCCTACATCAATGTAGGGCGTGTACCTGGGATTCTTCTTACCGCTCAGCACGCTGGCGGTTTCAGTCGCCAGACGTCCCAGCGTCTTGCCCGTGGCGTCCACGACGAACCACTTGCGGGTAATCTCGAGCGAGCTTGGAATATACGTTGACATCTCTATCCTGTTCTCCCCAGCAAAACCTTCCCACAGACACGCATTTGCTCACGCAAAGCGCCTCCGCGGTTAAAAAATAATTCCCACGGTGACAATCTCTGTTCGCGTGAGTGGCGCAGAATCAAACCGATTGGGCTTCCGGGTTCGCTTGCCTACTGTAGCTGCGGTGTGACGCAGGAGGGCAGACGCGGAACTGCGCAAGGACTTTAGAATAGTCGAAGACCAGAACAGAGTCAACGAACAAAGCCACGGAAACCGCTCTATTCCAAGATTCTAACCAGAAATCCTAACCAGGATTCTACCGGGAAACGCACCGGAGTGGAATCCTTGCGCGGCGTCATCCCCCATTGGGGTTACGCGGAAGTTGCACCAAAGGGATATTTCGAAGACGAGGGTAACTCGATACCATCCACCCGATGGCTATTCCGGAGAGTGCCCTATGTCTACTCGCGCAAGCCGGGCCCGCGCAGTTCGCAGTGGCCTCGCCGTTCTGCTCCGCATCGCCGTTCTGTTTGCCCTGACCGTTCTCTTCCTGTTGCCCTACTCGCAGGGCTCCGTGTGTTCCCCAACCCACAACTCCCGACCGGGAACAACACGATCACAGGTT from Acidisarcina sp. encodes the following:
- the rplM gene encoding 50S ribosomal protein L13, translating into MSTYIPSSLEITRKWFVVDATGKTLGRLATETASVLSGKKNPRYTPYIDVGDHVIVINAEKIRLTGLKSQQKVYRRYTGFPGGLREESFVRLLDRRPEKIVEDAVKGMLPKTKMGRQMATKLKVYKGEKHPHEAQQPQALEFASLGKK